GTtccaaaaatttttaatattattaaagtatttagaGTATTTAGagtatataagtatttagagtatttaaagaatttatacctagataaaaaaaaatatttaaaattgcgaCATTGTCTAGTTAAAGTCATGTTATAAGACGAAGAACAAGCATACAAtcagaaataaacaaaatgtattttgaaaagTGATTAACTAAATGCCGTAGGATTACAATAACTATCGATTATGAAATTAGTCTATATTTCAAAGGATAATGATTAAAGCCTGAATACCGATGGACTGGGAAGGTCAAAGACGGTCTTTAGATACGACCTATTTTTTCGTACGTAGCCTGTATAGTATGAGTATAGTGTGATCGAGGACTGGCTTTAACTTTATGCATAGGGTATTGAGAGTATGCAAGACGGAAGGCAGGAGAGTCCAGACCTAGGCGCCCTGAGCCCATCCTCACTCGTCGCCCCTTCTCGCCCTCCCCTAACGCGCTATCACAGAATTCACgcgtaaaagataaaattttgacatggttttatacaaatacgtttaactctgtctgtttctATCTCATCACGATTATACAACTGTGAATCGTAATGAAATTTAACATACAAGGTAGTAGGAGGAATGTGGACATATTACCATATTAGGCACATaatgtaaagaataaaattacagGATCTTAGGTAAAAATGATTTCAAACGGACACACGGAAAACACCTAGTTATATATATGatgaaaaactaataaaatagatGTTTTGATTTTAGATTTGATAACTATGTGGGGCACATCACAGTCGACGGCCAAGAAGTGGAAATGGCTCTGTGGGACACTGCTGGACAGGAGGACTACGAGCGATTAAGGCCGTTATCATACAATAATGTACGTAAACCtcaatttgtattgaaaataacaGTTGATTTATCTACACCTGTTACAcacatatttaatgtttattattggaaagcgtattttgtatttttttattatacttacctAAAAGAAACGAGGTACTGCTCTATTAACTGGccgtatttaataattgtaggtaatattatttattgcgaaATCTTTAACGATTTGAATCGAATGCAGGAATTTGATCAAGATAATTGTATAAacgagttaatttttttatatatttacagacaCATTGCTTTTTGGTATGTTACTCCGTTGGCACTCGATCTTCATACGAAAATGTAATTCACAAATGGTATCCAGAGTTAAAGCACTTCAGTTCTTTAGTACCAATTGTACTCGTAGGTGAGTTGAAATTTTTTAGTACTAATCCCTTACAATTTTTTCTTAggcacaacaataataattgttcattatattattaacaacatttcattttgttactaatttaattatagttttattattatatttataaaatatttgtatttatcatcatcattaaaacCTAATGGCTGTATTAAGATATGGAGTTAGTCCACGTTTCTGCTTTGGgtctctatttaatttattttaagaagtaaAACAGCAATAACCTCCTTATTATGGTTACTTTTCCGTATCAATACTTGTAATACAAGAAttagatgtcatgtcccttgagAATTTAATGAGATTGCATCATTGGTATTAGAATAATTGGTGAAATTATTCACGTGTTATATTGCTAATTTTATGCTCTAGGGTgtacattaatataaacttacttTAATTGTAACTGATTTGATATCGATTGAAAATCTccgaatttttatattcattgacgaatttgcattattataaaactatatttacttaaagtttatttattttattacttacagACTACAGTACtcgtaataatatcatataaagttAATGGGACTCGAATACTACGCGTGAGTCGCAAGTtggtagatataataaaattaacttaacaacTGGACATTCCGCTAATTCGTGACCATTGTCATAGCGTACTTTAATAAGGATGGGCTTATTTAATACTACTGCAGAAATGTCTAAAGCggtccttttttaaaataattttgtaacttaGACAGAAAgaaaattagatattattttaggtggtcaattttattttttaacatttcaaaacTGGTCAAGTGTGTACCTATGTAAGCCAGGCACTAAGAACTAGGTTATGACTTATGACTGTGAtggatatatttgtttgttatatgtattacgGGAACAACTTTGTATAATCTATCCTAAAGTTGGACGTAAGAAAGATATtacaaaaaagttaacaaaatttacttcagacaattattattaaatagcacCTTTAAATCTAAGTGCTAGTCAAAGCCTCTTACCGAGAAGGttattccataaataaatacactttcGTAGGCTCTCAGTCTCAGTAAGTAGGctgattttcatccgacatatACTGGTTTCCTTACGAAGTTTTCTTTCACAAATTTAAACTTAGTAGTGGTTGCTCTGGCTTGAACCAGCATTTTTCGGCTAGGATTAATGTTCTTGCCACTGAGCCACGCATTTTTTCATagacgatatttaaatttataatttcacaaCAGGTcccataacaaataataaatatattttattttgtaagaatcCTAATCCTAAATACGGCatcaagtaataaaaatgttctacttactttgaaattatcaattttttatatttatatatttttattacagcaaCGAAAACCGACTTGAGGGCATCAGGCAAAGCTGTTATTACGACACAAGAAGGCAAAACTTTGAAGAAGAAAATAcggtaatttgtatttatttaaaaatattctctagataagagattattaatataattgtatgttacGTGTAGAATGGATACATTATTGTATTACCACCGACCGAATACGTTCCATTAAAATTTAGGATCTTAAATCTTCATTTATTAAGTACTTAACTACGGTTTCCCAATCGGCAAATtcttgtacaatatatttttttaagttttgattacatctatatttatttcctaGATATCTGAgtacataagtatataaatcatcatgattttttttgttataaattagcTTGATATTTCTGGTGTAAGGAAAAAAAATGTCGGTTACTATCGCACGCGAACACTGGCAGCTGTGTTATCGTTGCCATTATCTTTCGTTCACCGATAAAGGCTTGTACTGTGATACAAAAACGAGAGAGTCCTTTGGTTGGccgaataatttttaaaatcgcaatatttttttgtaaaattattacaattatttgacTTAGGTAGGACATTAACATACATAGCCAAAGCGAAATCGTAGCAAAGACCGTTTACCATTGagacaaattattatatgtttatattttatcttgtatTCAATTCTCgttaaattaagtacatgaaaattatgTACCCGGAATTGAatccgtaatcatcggttaagattcagcattctaaccactgggttatCTCGGCTCAGGAATGACTGTAGgtacttaaacataatataattagcacagcaaggaaaataaaatagaactaaatataatgttatgttacaTGTTGTGTTATTTATTGTTGCCATGTTAAAACGGTTACTATGTGAACATCATGTTTTCACGTAAGGTATATATTATCTCGTACCTATataagtaacatatatatatataatataagtttccAATTGTTCCCAGTGCTGTCCAACTCGTGGAATGCTCAGCCTTGGAACGGGAAAACATGCACGAGGTGTTCGAAGAGGCTGTGCGAGCTGCTCTTCGTAAGAAAAGTGTCCCGAAACGTACTTGTCAATTTCTATGATAGAGCCTTTAATgcataaacaaatgtataaaaatatattttattttaatatttttaagtgtctaattaattataagtaagtaaaaacatataattagtcttaaatatataattgaaaaagcCTCATGTTCCAGAACATAATTTTGAATACTCTTAGAGGAAAAGTGtacattttgtacattttatcaCCTGTAATGACTACAATATTATATCGacacttaaaaaaatgaattagacGATCAATTTTTGTCTAATGAAACTTGAGTacatgtcatatatatatatatttgaatgaagaAATTTTGATGTAACTAAAATGAAGATATTTTACATGGTATCGTCTCTATAAAAATGTGATTTGATTAATTGATTGTTCAACTATAAATTGGACAtaacaaacaacaataaaaaaacaaagcttctataatattaagtgataattatttaaacaataaagaaaataatgaaacttacgttaaatattattgttttacaaaaaatatatattaatctataagATAACTATTTGATATTACGGTCTTCAATAATTACTTGAAGAGTTATtcctgaatattaaatatatttcattaaatatacctactcaatcaaaaaatggtaaaatatataatttacaaatttgataaaattacagTTATTAGCTTCAAAACCCTGTtggaaattatacaaaataatatattattatgcctATTTGAAGTAATAACAGCCTTATAAACATTGGAATCTTTAAGTGGTGTCTTGATTttgaaagtaattaatatttaatacgtgCTCAGTaggtaactttttaaatttatgggtACGCTTTGAATATTTACACGTCTACCCAGGCTGTGTTATTcgttaatgtataattataagctGAAGAcgtcttatttttataacatccgAAACTATAAAAATACCATTATCATCTGGGTTTCCTGGTCATAAATCTTTCAAGTATGTATATCACTTTGTTACGCTTGGGCACAGGTCGGTCTCAGGGAGTGCCATAGTAATGCGCTTAGTTACTCTTAGTAAATATCGATTAATTTTATCTTCATACTTATAGCTGATTATCTTCATactatataattgattatatacatgtaatataaggtttatttatttaataaatgtaaaaaaaaagaaattaagcaATACGTTTTTAAAAACTTCGTGATTAGTGTCACTCAACGATGTGATATCTCAGACGATAATGCCCGCGTACACGGGAACTATCAAAATGGATCCTTAAAGTCAATATTTCTCGaagtatctataaataaaagacattataatatttaactgtaTTGCACGGTActgtactttaaattataatttaaagttatcaactttaaaattattttccatatttgtttaatattttttcacttaatttaatcttaatattgtAAGATTGCAAAAATGTACATACATGTTTCAGTattgtttaaaagtatttaaataacatattaatatacattatgtacTTATGGAATATGGATACAAACTCActgtgtattaaattattttataataaatgaacgcaataaataattattgtctttGATCTTTCCGTTAAGCAACCGTTACGGATTTTTTGGTAATATTTCGCGAGTTCGATAAGTTCTCtgcattttattacaaaatagtaaataattcaaaataacaaCGAATATGCGAAATTGGTTTGTCCAGAAATCGgttttagaaattatatatggatttagtggtagtatttaattggttatatgGAAGAGACTTTCTTACAGTAATATgaaatacctaaaaatattgtcataaacAAATCTGGATACATTTCCTaagatcttatatttttataacaactgGACTTTTGTCCGGTTTTTCAAATACAGTTTTGAACATTAGGTACTTATTTACAACAAGAAGTGTGAGTATGTTTTttgaatcttattttatttcaaaaaacaaaataacacagACTATAAGTAACTCCTAATAAAACACCTAGACAGGTACTTATAACTCAGCAATAACATAACTTTCGAGTTCTTTCaacgttttatattacaatatttgttaagaTGGATTATGTCACAAACCTAGATTTGATTAGCACCTCTTAACACcgcgatgtttttttttcttcgtagCAATTTTCTTGGAACAGTCTTGTCTTCCGGTTGGATAGGGCGCTTGCATCATCATATGTATAGATAATGCGATTGTTCCTGGATTGCTATTGCAACGATTACGTCGGAAACGTAGTAAAGGCAATCACTACTTAAACATATACATCTCATAATTATATCTTACGAACAATACAGaccaaaccaaaatatacttaactAATGTAGGCTCTTGcgagcaattttgaatcgtaatattacattaaatttaaaacgaccgttttgaaatgtagattctatagAGAAAAATCGATAAGAAAAACATAGTTACCTACTGTTTACCGGCACACAATTATACGgattattaaatacaacaattgaattacaatttatgcTGTATGGacatcaacgaatactaaattttttatcatatattttatactttatctaGTAATACGCCATATTAATCAAAGCCttctttaatatgttatttaaatttattaattgggaAAGCtagagtttttatataatatttgcggaattttattatagaagcgccCAATCCTCGCTCAAGGAATAATGAATTGACTGCGGAGAAGGAAACCTGGTGCTACAAGTTTTTCTTTACTTCTCGTGTCTATACAATAATTGGCACtaatcaaaataatcaatatgattatggatatacataatatttttgtaaatatgctGTGACGCAACTTTGTTAAAAATCTCCTGAAGGGAGTCATAGGGTCTGAAAAGTCATTGTAAATACGGTGCTTTTTGTTGAATTAAAGTAATTTCTATGTCGCGTGGTAAGTTAATCACGTATGTTGCAACCTGCAAAGGAAGGCAAATGAGAATTCCACTGTATTGTTAGTTACAATAAGATTTTAGAGGCTATTTTCCATTCGGTATAGTAAATAGTGAACATGTTGTTTTACTAGTGTTCAAAGCAAAATTATCTATACTATATTACAAATGCCTACCACTAAAACAGAATAGAAATCATTTACATGAACGATCAATTgattcacatttttatttttcaaagcgtttgatatatatatataaatatatttctgaaatCTTTAACGATAAATCTTCGTAACATCTGTTCCGGGCTCCAGCATCCAACATGCTTGTGGTAGATAACACTTGaaagttgaaatatttcaactttCATATGACCCtgcatagtttattttttttatgatattcataGCAAAGGCTCACCTAATGGATAGTGACTACCACcatccatggacatctgcaataatGGGGGGcttacaggtgcgttgccgacctttattaaatgtaaaaaaaatagcaataataaGACAATGCGTTGAATGGGTAGCTATTAAtatagcaattattattattatttaagacgaACGCGaatgttatattacaatatatgtgTATTCTCATGTAAGCGACTTAtgtctttttgagaataaatatctataaacgtAAACCCAAACgctattttcttaataatgaattaataaaaactattcttCGGAACATTCCCCATAAAAAATCCGTTAGAAGATGCAGATCAGACATCTCTTGCAAAGCCAAATCTTTACGTGCTGAGGATACCAAGCTTTTTCGATGCCAATTTGGATTAACCTTTTAATCGACCGCAAAACTGACCGAGGTTCGTAAGATAACCGCCAAGAATTAAAATACTATCTGTGGCAGCCATGGAATTCTTCTTAAATCGTGGATATTTTGGTGTTAAATTGGATAAGGTTAATTCGGCCCCATTCCgagattttattcaataaagactAACTTGTGTccaaaattaattcaaacacaagtttgttccggatTTTGTCGACAAAATAAGGAAATTTAGCACGACCGTTGTTTAAGGCGGCTCGTGGTATGACCCTCCCTTTGCAGAGATGGAAAAGAAGGCTGACGGAAATttcctaagacagccttagcgagagagcACGACGCACATTTTTCTGAAGTAGGCGCagcagtctctcgccaattctgccaatgtacttcGTCTTTGCCTTAGCAATGACGTTTATGAAGGATCTAGAAGCAGAGTCTTTTCTGATTGTAGTGGTATTTACATCACAAGACGATGTACCGATGGTCACTATAGCGTACAGGGAAGATGTAAGATCATCCACATCCAGTATTGGTGAGATGAGCAGTTGTGTCAAATTGTAAACTACAGCTAAGTCCAGAACAGAtttacccgcatgatcggtactACGAGATCCAAGCCATTCAGCGTTGTTGGCAGTAAAATCGCCAAGTCTTACGACCTCTGCAGATGGTATCTGCTGCAGTACGTAATCTGTAGGTagttggacgtgctcaaccagtcagTCAATTTCGGCATTAACGCCATTGCGTCCCATAGAGGCACGCCTAAATTCGCAGATGATCATCCTAGTCTTCAAAGCTACCGAGAGCCAAACGCACAACCTAGCCCGTGGGCATATTCTGATTTGTACCTCGGGAAAGAGAAAAGTAATGTTAGccggagaggatatctgggtctcagTAAGAAAGAATAACACCAGTGTCGCcatctcaaggtgaaagtgaacagCGTTTAATTTGAAGTTCAGCCCTCTTacgttgcagaagtccacagcgAGGGTGgaaggggttgccttatgaaacctccgcttgccccgaacagtgacGAGCGCGTATAAAAATCAAGGTACTTTCATGGCAATTACCACTTCACTAAAAGACCATTTTGtgcatgtatatgtatatgtgatgtataaatttattcgttAGTCTTATaggtacagttttttttatacttgctttaaagtcaaataaattattttgtataaacttgaaattatttgtCTGTCCTTTAATAGTCTTTGAAAAAGAAGTTGCCATGTCACTTGTTCCGTCAATGTCAGAGCCATATAAGTGACGGCTTGCGAACAATAATTATTGAGACTTGTTAGCATCTTTTTGCAATATAtttagtctttattttattgctttttaaaatacacttaaatatataaacgctTCTTTATaggtaaatactatttaaatttaacgcaATGAAGAGGAGTTACGACTCAATGAGTTCTTCTGTTGAAATTAGTTCATATCGAGATCAACATTTTAAAGTAAGACAACAGTAAAATATCGTGAGTTAGtaacttgtataaatattaaaaaaaattaaaaagccgtgcaattttatacatttcaggGATCCAGAAGCGAACAAGAAAAGTTACTACGCGCGTCATCAACACTCTATATTggaaatttatcattttatactaCAGAGGAACAAATTTACGAATTATTCTCACGTTGTGGCGATATAAGAAGAGTTATTATGGGATTAgacaaatataagaaaactcCTTGTGGTTTCTGTTTCGTAGAATATTACACAAGACAAGATTCAGAGAATTGTATGAGGTTAGTTTAAATATCAATGAACTTAATGGCGTGTAAAAAGAATACTGCTATTAATCAATGATAATTTTTctgtaaattcaattttatagatatataaatggCACAAGACTGGATGATAGAATTATTAGATGTGACTGGGATGCTGGATTTATTGAAGGTCGCCAATATGGACGAGGGAAAACAGGTGGACAGGTAATAGAGGCAATGTGGCTGATTCGAATTAACTTGAAGattttaaacagtttatttagttaattgtcTGTGGTGGTATGGGATGGAAATAAACTATGTTAatagaatctatactaatattataaatgcaaaagtaactttttaatagaatttggtatgaagcaagcttaccACCCAAGGAAGAATATAAACccctttttatacctaaaacattTAACCGACCCTGAAAAAGCCATGAGTTAAAACTGCTATGGTCAGTTATAGTTACTTAGGACTTTTGTAATTGTGTGAgcacaaataataacaaatacaaagatGTTGCATTCCATTGTTGTggtttaaatagaataaaagtgacttaaggttaaaaaaaaccattattgagaaaatttgttattttgatattaagacAGACAAGTTGTGGTCGGTTGTTACTCCAACATTGGCACAATAAGtgataatcattccttacacttACAATATGTCGCCAAGTACAGGATATATGATGTCATGTCTGTTGTGCTTGTattgtattgatattaaaaatggctACAAAGTGGGCCAtttgataaatacaaaaataaaacataaaatacaagtaGCACCTTATACAAAatcaagctttaagcttaatgtGATTTTGAATTGAAACATCTATTATTATGATCTAACTAGAACTACatgactattaaattataatttgtcaatGTTCAGAGTTTTAAGTAGCTTAAGAATTATGCATAAATGTAAGTTTTCTAAATAATCATTaagttaaaagttaattatgtaACGGTGGTAATGATCGGTAACTATATAAGACATAGTTTTTTTTGCTAAAATCTTAATGAATGAGTAATAAAAGATTTGTAccttaatatgaaaaaaaaaactgattagaTTAATGAGGGTCTACATttccaattaatttatttcattcagaATTACCAATGTTACttcttaaaaattacaatgtagCCTGTTACTATAGTCTTATATTTGGATTAGGACTTGTTATTGTAAGTGGTAATTCTACTTAACTATTCCACTTGGGCAGTTAATGAGCCTGACTTACCTGCCAATAACACTAATATCAGCAATACTCAGATGGAATGCTATAATATTCACTAGACCTAATATGTTCTATGTTATCTCGTATATGTTTTAGGGTCAAATTAGGAGTCATTATTTAGTAAGCCAATAATTGAaactattattaacattatttcataatatacaattatgtttgCCTCAACGAATTATTCTGTTATTATAGGTTCGTGACGAATATCGTACGGACTACGACGGTGGACGCGGCGGCTATGGAAAAATAATTGCCCAGAAGATAACACCAAATACTTTAGAACGTTGATGTTCCTTTTAAGTGAGCTATCTGGAGCTAAATATGAAAGACTGTAATGgtaaaaaacattcaattgaTCTGGATGGAAATAGCATgttgtaataacattttaattttaagtaaatactatTGTTTGAAATGacctttaattttatctttcatGTCATACCATTAAATAGTCCTATAACTATCAACTTACAATATTCTGGTGTTcttctgtttttatataataatttatgaacttaaatttta
This genomic window from Vanessa tameamea isolate UH-Manoa-2023 chromosome 5, ilVanTame1 primary haplotype, whole genome shotgun sequence contains:
- the LOC113392681 gene encoding ras-like GTP-binding protein RhoL; this translates as MGTVPRLKITVVGDGMVGKTCLLYVYTRNEFPKEYVPTVFDNYVGHITVDGQEVEMALWDTAGQEDYERLRPLSYNNTHCFLVCYSVGTRSSYENVIHKWYPELKHFSSLVPIVLVATKTDLRASGKAVITTQEGKTLKKKIRAVQLVECSALERENMHEVFEEAVRAALRKKSVPKRTCQFL
- the LOC113392683 gene encoding nuclear cap-binding protein subunit 2: MKRSYDSMSSSVEISSYRDQHFKGSRSEQEKLLRASSTLYIGNLSFYTTEEQIYELFSRCGDIRRVIMGLDKYKKTPCGFCFVEYYTRQDSENCMRYINGTRLDDRIIRCDWDAGFIEGRQYGRGKTGGQVRDEYRTDYDGGRGGYGKIIAQKITPNTLER